Proteins from a single region of Cytophagaceae bacterium:
- a CDS encoding SDR family NAD(P)-dependent oxidoreductase, translating to MKEKIAVITGATSGIGKSTAFKMASYGTHLVLIVRDLSKGQTVKSEILKGYPEAKVDLVEGDLASLFSLKKAIEKIKLQYPVIDLLINNAGGVFEKKIMTVDDLEMGFQVNHLAHFYLTYELLPNILKSSDARVINLSSEAHRMGKIDFENLNTEKKFNTWLQYGATKLMNLLFTKALANKYAAQGLVSFAVHPGVVRTGFGANNSGWLKYFNKMPFIISPDEGSKTTVYCATQTRDKLSNGDYYKKSKKSSSSGNSQSIEVRDKLWEVSVQILQEKGFL from the coding sequence TTGAAAGAAAAAATCGCAGTAATAACCGGAGCAACGTCCGGAATTGGAAAATCAACCGCTTTTAAGATGGCCTCTTATGGCACTCATTTGGTGCTGATAGTGAGAGATTTGTCAAAAGGTCAAACCGTAAAATCCGAGATTTTGAAGGGTTATCCGGAGGCCAAAGTTGACCTGGTTGAAGGTGATTTGGCTTCTTTGTTTTCATTAAAAAAAGCAATAGAGAAAATCAAACTACAGTATCCGGTAATAGACTTACTGATAAATAATGCCGGGGGAGTTTTTGAAAAAAAGATAATGACTGTGGATGACCTGGAAATGGGATTTCAGGTCAACCATTTGGCACATTTTTATCTGACCTATGAGCTATTACCTAATATTTTGAAATCATCAGATGCCCGGGTAATCAATTTATCTTCTGAGGCTCATCGTATGGGTAAGATTGATTTTGAAAATCTTAATACCGAGAAAAAATTCAATACCTGGCTGCAATATGGAGCCACAAAGCTCATGAATCTGCTGTTTACCAAGGCCTTGGCCAATAAATATGCTGCTCAGGGTTTGGTTTCTTTTGCGGTGCATCCAGGAGTAGTGAGGACGGGCTTTGGTGCAAACAATTCAGGATGGTTGAAATATTTCAATAAAATGCCATTTATTATTTCACCTGATGAAGGTTCCAAAACTACTGTTTATTGTGCAACTCAAACCAGGGATAAACTCAGCAACGGCGATTATTATAAGAAATCAAAGAAAAGTAGTTCTTCAGGCAATTCCCAAAGCATTGAGGTAAGAGACAAACTTTGGGAGGTTTCCGTACAAATACTTCAGGAAAAGGGTTTTCTCTGA